In Capsicum annuum cultivar UCD-10X-F1 chromosome 7, UCD10Xv1.1, whole genome shotgun sequence, one genomic interval encodes:
- the LOC107853029 gene encoding probable E3 ubiquitin-protein ligase RHY1A isoform X2: MVKQRIIGSNGYNDEDLGEKAREAKQRLDHRLRRTKSKEERCKDVENGQVESNTLQKKEMIGLKQNGIKTFSRVRKQWEGSENDECTICLDQFKIGDNLIHLQCDHKFHSCCLVPWLENYPYCPCCRMEIVT, encoded by the exons ATG GTAAAGCAAAGAATTATAGGAAGTAATGGATATAATGATGAGGATCTAGGTGAAAAAGCTAGAGAAGCCAAACAGAGATTGGATCATAGGCTAAGAAG GACTAAGAGTAAGGAAGAAAGATGCAAGGATGTCGAAAACGGGCAAGTAGAATCAAATACTTTGCAGAAGAAAGAGATGATTGGACTGAAGCAAAATGGGATAAAGACGTTTAGCAGGGTGAGAAAGCAATGGGAGGGTTCAGAAAATGATGAATGCACCATTTGCTTGGACCAATTCAAGATTGGAGATAACCTAATCCATTTGCAATGTGACCACAAGTTCCATTCATGTTGTTTGGTTCCCTGGTTGGAGAATTATCCCTATTGTCCTTGCTGTAGAATGGAGATTGTCACTTGA
- the LOC107877687 gene encoding uncharacterized protein LOC107877687 — MVYSYTPTYYSSLHDSITSLCKTILPFPFKKKRIPAIAAAEQRLSKQQSDNLKWQQESFHQILNLMGLCKEGILAESEVSGFRSHLLDTLIASPADYEHSSILRDKLIFLQELFYAKCISEEEYHSSKRPLFQRLAVQGAEIEAKHVIVGSKKEDTTDDEWSVIDLKDEKSNLGKENSISSSKDKQKQTSALKQIKGAASVFGFASSKKERGILNPVSENCSLSERNELGVSTENPFWNTHLREKDGETKSILMVESLPNEPMKVKKQKKPFKGLFGVDDQHRGEPESEGKSKSGGKKQWGFDGFKKWKKNDSEDETAPLSLDEKSDRGTYLGQLVAEPVGEGPDTKQIKRKLHPNGAPSDFFVDKVLGDSIKKELSRIQTELGAKNASVELTDDQIEAISTRLPVDKADLKKFFPKKWCDRYGDVVLDVVRKEFKNHVGEMGGGNLKGNITKEEEKKNSKRWTTFDDDYEDENCHPNLFAPQQDHHHHHHTFHFKQDKKFTPLKPSYVNSSIDKGLKYNPFFDV, encoded by the exons ATGGTTTATTCATACACACCAACATACTATAGTTCACTTCATGACTCAATTACTTCACTTTGCAAAACAATTCTTCcatttcctttcaagaaaaagcGTATACCGGCGATTGCAGCTGCTGAGCAGAGGTTGTCGAAGCAACAATCCGACAACCTTAAATGGCAACAAGAATCATTTCATCAGATTTTAAACTTGATGGGTCTTTGTAAAGAAGGAATCTTGGCTGAATCTGAAGTTTCTGGTTTTAGATCACATCTTCTTGATACGCTCATCGCGTCTCCTGCTGATTATGAACATTCATCTATCTTAAGGGATAAGTTGATCTTCTTGCAG GAGTTGTTTTATGCAAAATGTATATCAGAGGAAGAGTATCATTCATCAAAGAGGCCATTATTTCAAAGGCTAGCAGTTCAAGGAGCTGAAATTGAGGCAAAACATGTAATTGTTGGATCAAAGAAAGAAGACACCACAGATGATGAATGGTCTGTTATAGATTTGAAGGATGAAAAGTCCAATCTTGGCAAAGAGAATTCGATTTCGAGCTCAAAAGATAAGCAAAAGCAAACTTCAGCTTTGAAGCAAATCAAAGGGGCAGCTTCAGTTTTTGGCTTTGCATCATCCAAGAAAGAAAGAGGCATACTTAATCCAGTAAGCGAAAATTGTTCTTTGTCCGAAAGAAATGAGTTAGGAGTGTCGACAGAGAATCCTTTCTGGAACACTCATTTGAGGGAAAAGGATGGTGAAACTAAGTCTATTTTGATGGTGGAGAGCTTGCCTAATGAACCAATGAAAGTGAAGAAGCAAAAGAAACCTTTTAAAGGACTGTTTGGCGTTGATGATCAACATCGCGGTGAACCTGAATCTGAAGGGAAGTCGAAATCAGGAGGGAAGAAACAGTGGGGATTTGATGGATTCAAGAAGTGGAAGAAGAATGATTCCGAGGATGAAACAGCTCCACTGTCACTTGATGAGAAATCGGACCGTGGAACTTACTTAGGCCAGCTAGTTGCTGAACCTGTTGGAGAAGGTCCAGACACTAAGCAGATCAAAAGAAAGCTGCATCCTAATGGTGCCCCCTCGGATTTCTTTGTCGATAAG GTTTTAGGAGACAGTATCAAGAAAGAGCTATCAAGAATTCAAACAGAACTTGGTGCCAAAAATGCAAGCGTTGAGTTAAC AGATGATCAAATTGAAGCAATTTCAACTAGGCTTCCAGTTGACAAGGCTGATCTGAAAAAGTTCTTCCCTAA AAAATGGTGTGATCGATATGGAGACGtagttttggatgtggtaaggaAGGAATTCAAGAACCATGTTGGAGAAATGGGAGGAGGGAACTTAAAAGGTAATATTAccaaggaggaggagaagaaaaactcaaagagaTGGACAACATTTGATGATGACTATGAAGATGAAAATTGTCATCCAAATCTTTTTGCTCCACAAcaagatcatcatcatcatcatcatacatTCCATTTTAAACAAGACAAAAAGTTCACCCCTTTGAAACCATCATATGTTAATAGTAGCATTGATAAGGGACTCAAATATAATCCTTTCTTTGATGTTTAA
- the LOC107877686 gene encoding probable E3 ubiquitin-protein ligase RHY1A, with amino-acid sequence MAGMLPGVECARRRRFHQSSGCIDSSSTSSFSSTRRSSFCLYTSNHEYPLNSSSSKQRGAISQVYQDEKLDEAAREAKQRLDERLSARWKSQNKRSPKNTQPKDQRQGMVENRPNLQGEVFSGLKKSGSKKFNWAKMIWKFQEQDECAICLDQFKICDNLTQLTCAHKFHSKCLVPWLEANAHCPCCRMTTILTSTST; translated from the exons ATGGCTGGCATGCTTCCTGGTGTTGAATGTGCTAGAAGAAGGAGATTTCATCAAAGTAGTGGATGTATAGATTCATCTAGTACCTCTAGTTTTTCATCCACAAGGAGGTCTTCTTTTTGTCTATACACTAGTAACCATGAATATCCTCTCAACTCAAGTTCATCAAAG CAAAGGGGTGCAATAAGCCAAGTATACCAAGATGAGAAACTAGATGAAGCTGCTAGAGAAGCCAAGCAAAGGTTGGATGAGAGGCTTAGTGCAAGATGGAAGTCACAAAATAAGAG GAGTCCCAAAAATACACAACCAAAAGATCAAAGACAAGGGATGGTGGAGAATAGGCCAAATTTGCAAGGAGAAGTTTTTTCAGGACTAAAGAAAAGTGGATCAAAGAAGTTCAATTGGGCAAAAATGATATGGAAATTTCAAGAACAAGATGAATGTGCAATTTGCTTGGACCAATTCAAAATTTGCGATAACCTAACGCAATTGACATGTGCCCACAAGTTCCATTCCAAGTGTTTGGTTCCATGGCTAGAAGCTAATGCACATTGTCCATGTTGTAGAATGACAACAATTTTGACTAGTACTAGCACATAA
- the LOC107853029 gene encoding putative RING-H2 finger protein ATL71 isoform X1, protein MSGLFLGILCITKRGYQFRSFESLSPSTSSKVKQRIIGSNGYNDEDLGEKAREAKQRLDHRLRRTKSKEERCKDVENGQVESNTLQKKEMIGLKQNGIKTFSRVRKQWEGSENDECTICLDQFKIGDNLIHLQCDHKFHSCCLVPWLENYPYCPCCRMEIVT, encoded by the exons ATGTCTGGTTTGTTTCTTGGAATTCTATGTATTACTAAAAGGGGTTATCAGTTTAGATCTTTTGAATCACTTAGCCCTTCTACTTCTTCCAag GTAAAGCAAAGAATTATAGGAAGTAATGGATATAATGATGAGGATCTAGGTGAAAAAGCTAGAGAAGCCAAACAGAGATTGGATCATAGGCTAAGAAG GACTAAGAGTAAGGAAGAAAGATGCAAGGATGTCGAAAACGGGCAAGTAGAATCAAATACTTTGCAGAAGAAAGAGATGATTGGACTGAAGCAAAATGGGATAAAGACGTTTAGCAGGGTGAGAAAGCAATGGGAGGGTTCAGAAAATGATGAATGCACCATTTGCTTGGACCAATTCAAGATTGGAGATAACCTAATCCATTTGCAATGTGACCACAAGTTCCATTCATGTTGTTTGGTTCCCTGGTTGGAGAATTATCCCTATTGTCCTTGCTGTAGAATGGAGATTGTCACTTGA